A stretch of the Bacillus sp. FJAT-18017 genome encodes the following:
- a CDS encoding DUF1292 domain-containing protein — protein sequence MEKIEVGEIFTIADENDEEQQVEVLAVMELDGTEYVAVSFIEDLEEDTEDDIDIFFLKVDEEGDLDAIQTDEEFDKVAAEFERVMDEEEDNE from the coding sequence ATGGAAAAGATTGAAGTTGGTGAGATTTTTACCATTGCTGATGAAAATGATGAAGAACAGCAGGTTGAAGTACTTGCTGTCATGGAACTTGATGGTACTGAATACGTTGCAGTAAGCTTTATCGAGGATCTGGAGGAAGATACTGAGGACGATATCGACATTTTCTTCTTGAAAGTTGATGAGGAAGGCGACCTCGATGCGATTCAAACAGATGAAGAGTTTGATAAAGTGGCGGCAGAATTCGAGAGAGTAATGGACGAGGAAGAAGATAACGAGTAA
- a CDS encoding redoxin domain-containing protein, which produces MTKWVVLGISIILGLILLKLWLLRTQKNETGKRLFDLAFNSVFLGLLIWKGSLLLFEPKLIIESPMSLLYFHGGTKGIIFGTLGAFIYYLFKARKLKLPNRMILQSTLVFAIAAMSGSFLLNFILNDDTTDVQTASTKTEVGLREGNIAPDFQIKTLDGADVKLSELRGKKIIVNFWATWCPPCKAEIPHMQDFYDSVDKTKVEILAINLTTTEKNTGSVKEFVTDKNVTFPVLLDEDGDISDQYQAITIPTSYLIDTKGIVRKKIVGPMDKDMMNQLIKSIN; this is translated from the coding sequence ATGACGAAATGGGTTGTTCTAGGTATTTCCATTATACTCGGTCTAATTTTACTGAAGCTATGGCTGCTGCGTACCCAAAAAAACGAAACTGGAAAACGATTATTTGATTTGGCGTTTAACAGTGTATTTTTAGGTCTTCTGATTTGGAAAGGCAGTTTGCTGCTGTTTGAGCCGAAATTAATAATTGAGAGTCCAATGTCGTTATTGTATTTCCACGGAGGAACAAAGGGAATCATTTTCGGAACGTTAGGTGCGTTCATTTATTACTTGTTCAAAGCCAGGAAACTAAAATTACCTAACCGTATGATTTTGCAGTCAACACTTGTATTTGCCATTGCAGCTATGAGTGGGTCTTTTTTATTGAATTTCATTTTAAATGACGATACAACGGACGTACAAACAGCTTCAACCAAAACAGAAGTAGGGCTGCGGGAAGGAAATATAGCACCTGATTTTCAGATAAAAACCTTAGATGGTGCTGACGTTAAACTGTCTGAGTTGCGAGGTAAAAAGATTATCGTGAATTTCTGGGCAACCTGGTGTCCTCCATGTAAAGCTGAAATACCCCATATGCAGGATTTTTATGACTCAGTAGATAAAACCAAAGTAGAGATTCTCGCGATTAACTTGACCACAACAGAGAAAAATACGGGAAGTGTAAAGGAATTCGTAACAGATAAAAACGTAACTTTTCCTGTTTTACTCGACGAGGATGGAGACATAAGCGACCAATATCAAGCGATAACAATTCCAACCAGTTATCTGATAGATACAAAAGGAATTGTCCGAAAGAAAATAGTCGGGCCGATGGATAAAGATATGATGAATCAATTAATTAAAAGTATTAATTGA
- a CDS encoding ring-cleaving dioxygenase yields MNLLGLHHVSLLTAKAEKNYAFYTKVLGMRLVKKTVNQDNTESYHLFYGDAVGSPGTEITFFDIPSLGRTHPGKSSISSTSLRVRNTESLTFWKNRFDELGVYHQDISERAGRNVLEFQDYEGTKLLLVADNGEEGVAPGKPWYGSGIPVEHAILGLGPVTLTVGDPEPTVNVLTNIMGFRPVGSFPSPAGDFPDIQVFATGEGGAGAEVHIESRPDLPRERLGRGGVHHVAFRIPNEQEFAQWIEKIKASGLINSGEVERYYFKALYFREPNHILFELSTDTPGFAADEPVDTLGEKLALPPYLEPKRAEIEANLRPLDLE; encoded by the coding sequence TTGAATCTTCTAGGGCTCCATCATGTTTCGCTGTTAACAGCAAAAGCTGAAAAAAATTATGCGTTTTATACAAAGGTGCTCGGGATGCGGCTCGTCAAGAAGACGGTGAATCAAGATAATACGGAGTCGTACCACCTTTTTTATGGTGATGCGGTAGGCAGCCCGGGGACGGAAATTACATTCTTCGATATCCCTTCGCTTGGAAGGACACATCCGGGTAAATCGAGCATTTCGTCCACATCGCTGCGGGTGCGGAATACAGAATCACTCACGTTTTGGAAAAACCGATTCGATGAGCTGGGTGTTTATCATCAAGACATTTCGGAGCGCGCGGGACGTAATGTACTGGAGTTTCAGGATTATGAGGGTACTAAACTTCTTCTTGTTGCTGATAATGGCGAGGAAGGCGTGGCTCCTGGCAAACCATGGTATGGCTCTGGTATTCCTGTTGAGCATGCAATCCTTGGATTGGGCCCTGTGACATTGACAGTGGGTGATCCAGAGCCAACCGTTAATGTACTTACGAATATTATGGGCTTTCGGCCTGTTGGTTCCTTTCCTTCCCCGGCAGGTGATTTCCCTGATATTCAGGTATTTGCTACAGGTGAGGGCGGAGCTGGTGCGGAAGTACATATCGAGTCGAGGCCGGATCTGCCGCGAGAACGGCTTGGCCGGGGCGGTGTTCACCATGTTGCATTCCGGATTCCTAATGAACAGGAGTTTGCTCAGTGGATTGAAAAAATAAAGGCAAGCGGGCTGATAAATTCTGGGGAGGTAGAGCGATACTATTTTAAAGCGTTGTACTTCAGGGAGCCAAATCATATTCTATTTGAGCTTTCTACGGATACACCTGGGTTTGCTGCCGATGAACCGGTCGATACCCTTGGTGAAAAATTGGCGCTGCCTCCTTACCTAGAACCTAAACGCGCTGAAATCGAAGCGAATCTGCGGCCTCTGGATCTCGAATGA
- a CDS encoding YbxH family protein, producing the protein MGAIDRNGYRFEPEFSVISQDGAIHVYKNGEFLEEIKFSFDGKYPVLNDIERIVDDYCDKKGI; encoded by the coding sequence ATGGGAGCAATTGACAGGAATGGCTACCGCTTTGAACCCGAATTTAGTGTTATAAGCCAAGATGGCGCGATTCATGTTTATAAAAATGGCGAGTTTCTCGAAGAAATCAAATTCTCGTTTGATGGCAAATACCCCGTCCTCAACGATATCGAGCGCATTGTCGATGACTATTGTGATAAGAAAGGGATATAA
- a CDS encoding LysM peptidoglycan-binding domain-containing protein has translation MIIHVVERGEALWQIARRYQTSIQSIAETNGLEDPSRLAVGQALIIPIPDVLHTVRRGEALWSISQRYGVSINAIIQANAIADPNVLYPGMVLRIPPIRHTVRVGETLWQIAQGYGTTVPQIIRSNNLANPNVIQIGMVLVIPRQKKVIETNAFTYHSNEKAVQLVSEVAQDMTYIAPFAYVIQPDGSLVLYMQDDTDAIQAGLSEGALPMMSITNFTATEAGENIAHEVLASSANREKLLANILDIMKNKGYRGLNIDFENVLPADRELYNQFLQRTVDLLHREGYFVSTSLAPKISGEQKGLLYEAHDYPAHGRIADFSVLMTYEWGYRLGPPMAVSPLNEIRRVLDYAVSVMPRDKIMMGFQLYARDWILPHEQGQEAETYSPQEAVNRAIRYGAAIQYDQTAASPYFYYKDEQGRQHVVWFEDARSAQAKFDLVKEYNLRGISYWVLGYPYPQNWLLLQDNFTIRKLR, from the coding sequence ATGATTATCCATGTTGTCGAGCGTGGTGAGGCGTTATGGCAGATAGCTCGCCGTTATCAAACATCTATACAAAGCATCGCCGAAACAAACGGCCTTGAAGATCCTTCTCGGCTTGCAGTCGGCCAGGCGCTTATTATACCTATACCGGACGTGCTTCATACCGTCCGGCGCGGAGAGGCACTTTGGTCGATTTCCCAGCGCTATGGAGTTAGCATCAATGCAATTATTCAAGCAAATGCCATTGCGGATCCCAACGTACTTTACCCTGGGATGGTTTTAAGAATACCGCCAATCCGTCATACGGTAAGGGTTGGGGAAACTCTCTGGCAAATTGCCCAGGGCTACGGAACTACAGTGCCGCAAATTATCCGTTCAAATAATCTTGCCAATCCTAACGTTATTCAGATTGGGATGGTGCTTGTAATTCCGCGGCAAAAGAAAGTGATTGAAACAAACGCTTTTACGTACCATTCGAACGAAAAAGCCGTCCAGCTTGTAAGCGAAGTTGCCCAGGATATGACGTATATTGCCCCTTTTGCATATGTCATACAGCCGGATGGGTCACTAGTCCTTTATATGCAGGATGATACTGATGCGATTCAGGCCGGTCTTTCTGAAGGTGCGCTGCCAATGATGTCGATTACTAATTTCACAGCAACTGAAGCCGGGGAGAATATCGCCCATGAAGTCCTTGCAAGCTCCGCCAACCGGGAGAAGCTTCTTGCAAATATTCTCGATATTATGAAAAATAAGGGCTACCGGGGATTGAATATTGACTTTGAAAATGTCCTGCCAGCAGACAGGGAACTGTATAATCAGTTCCTGCAGCGAACAGTTGATTTGCTGCATCGTGAAGGATATTTTGTTTCCACTTCATTGGCTCCAAAAATAAGCGGCGAACAAAAGGGGCTGCTTTATGAAGCACATGATTATCCTGCCCATGGCAGGATTGCTGACTTTTCAGTGCTGATGACGTATGAATGGGGCTACAGGCTCGGGCCACCAATGGCCGTTTCGCCTCTGAACGAAATCCGGAGAGTACTCGATTACGCAGTCTCGGTTATGCCTAGGGATAAAATAATGATGGGATTCCAATTATACGCAAGGGATTGGATTCTTCCACATGAACAGGGGCAGGAAGCGGAAACATACAGCCCGCAGGAAGCGGTTAATAGGGCGATTCGCTACGGCGCAGCCATACAATATGACCAGACAGCAGCTTCCCCTTATTTTTATTACAAAGATGAGCAGGGGCGCCAGCATGTGGTCTGGTTCGAGGATGCTAGAAGCGCGCAGGCGAAATTTGATCTTGTTAAGGAATACAATTTACGCGGGATCAGTTATTGGGTACTTGGATATCCATATCCCCAGAACTGGCTGCTGCTCCAAGATAACTTTACAATACGAAAACTGAGATAA
- a CDS encoding homoserine dehydrogenase — MDKILVGLLGYGTVGTGVKKIIEDHQDKLRHQVGCPVIINKILVKDLQKHSQDPIDQSLFTTDASEIIHNPEIDIVIEVMGGMEETKAMLLDALNRKKHVVTANKDLMAVYGAELLTAAHKNNCDLFYEASVAGGIPILRSLVDGLASDRITKMMGIVNGTTNFILTKMSKEGLPFDLVLKEAQEKGYAESNPAADVEGLDAARKMVILATLGFSMKIDLEDVNVSGITSVTQEDIKYGKQLGYTMKLIGYAHRQGDKVEVSVQPTFITDSHPLASVQNENNAVFVCGEAVGETMFYGPGAGSLPTATSIVSDLVEVIKNLRLGVNGRSAVIPQFTKKLKTDDEKFSKYFLRLKTRDKVGVFAEIASIFSKHEVSFQKILQMPTTQKEKVDLVVVTHLASSKSISDLKDALLSVPEVEEIKSFYRVEGVSI; from the coding sequence ATGGATAAGATTTTAGTCGGTCTATTAGGATATGGGACAGTTGGTACGGGTGTAAAAAAAATAATTGAAGACCATCAGGATAAACTGAGGCACCAAGTAGGATGCCCAGTGATAATAAACAAAATCCTGGTTAAAGATTTACAAAAGCATAGCCAGGATCCAATTGATCAGAGTTTATTTACAACGGATGCGAGTGAAATCATTCATAATCCAGAGATTGATATAGTTATAGAAGTAATGGGAGGAATGGAAGAGACAAAGGCAATGCTTCTGGATGCTCTTAACAGAAAAAAGCATGTAGTAACGGCAAATAAAGATCTAATGGCTGTTTACGGTGCAGAATTGCTGACGGCAGCCCATAAAAACAACTGCGATTTATTTTATGAAGCAAGTGTTGCAGGCGGCATTCCGATACTAAGAAGTCTTGTTGATGGCCTTGCATCCGATAGAATCACTAAAATGATGGGGATTGTTAATGGAACGACAAATTTCATTCTTACAAAAATGAGTAAGGAAGGCCTTCCATTTGATCTTGTATTAAAAGAAGCACAAGAGAAAGGCTATGCTGAATCAAATCCTGCGGCAGATGTTGAAGGATTGGATGCGGCAAGGAAAATGGTAATCCTGGCCACTCTTGGGTTTTCAATGAAAATTGACTTAGAAGATGTGAATGTTTCCGGAATCACATCCGTTACCCAGGAGGATATTAAATACGGGAAGCAGCTAGGTTATACGATGAAATTGATTGGATACGCACATAGGCAAGGAGATAAAGTCGAAGTAAGTGTTCAGCCTACCTTCATAACTGACAGTCATCCACTGGCATCTGTCCAGAACGAAAACAATGCAGTGTTTGTTTGTGGGGAAGCAGTTGGTGAAACAATGTTCTACGGTCCTGGTGCAGGAAGCTTACCGACAGCAACTTCCATTGTGTCCGACCTGGTGGAAGTAATCAAAAATCTGCGTCTGGGTGTTAATGGGCGCAGCGCTGTCATTCCCCAGTTTACAAAGAAGCTTAAAACAGATGACGAAAAGTTCTCTAAATATTTCCTTCGTCTAAAAACAAGAGATAAGGTAGGGGTATTCGCAGAAATCGCCTCGATTTTTTCAAAACACGAAGTCAGCTTCCAAAAAATCCTCCAGATGCCAACTACCCAAAAGGAAAAGGTGGATTTGGTTGTAGTAACGCATTTGGCATCGAGTAAAAGCATCTCAGATCTTAAGGATGCTTTGCTATCTGTTCCTGAAGTGGAAGAAATAAAGAGCTTTTATAGAGTGGAAGGTGTGTCTATATGA
- a CDS encoding MATE family efflux transporter has translation MVQQDFTKGNIYSQLIRFSTPIMVTNILQVSYQFIDSLWVGNLLGANALGAIAVAGTVIFTVLSFIIGINNASLTILSQQKGMESNDGLKRYLNAFTVLQILLSIILGIGGYFLAEPILIMLDTPAEMVPEAAVYLKINFLWIGFVVGYNFISTILRSLGDSRTPLYIVMVSVALNALLDPLFIEGLDLGMAGAAYATILSQGLAFLGGLAYILIKGLAPFSVPFLPDRKEVSVILKLGIPAGLQMVVISAGVMAIMSVVNSLGAAATAGFGAAQRLDSIIMIPAQALGTAVNSMAGQNIGAGRWDRVQKIALYGTLYNLAVMFLIAGATFLFARKGIQLFINNREAVDFGTLYLKLIAFTYPFLGINFILNGVVRGAGAMMQVLVLNIISFWVLRYPLTALFTANFGEKGVALGMGTSFAISSVIAFLYFKYGKWRKKELFSD, from the coding sequence TTGGTACAACAGGATTTCACAAAAGGGAATATTTATAGCCAGCTAATACGTTTTTCGACTCCTATCATGGTTACGAATATTCTTCAAGTATCTTATCAGTTCATTGACAGTCTGTGGGTAGGGAATCTGCTTGGTGCAAATGCGCTTGGGGCAATCGCTGTCGCAGGTACAGTCATCTTTACTGTATTATCCTTTATTATCGGGATAAACAATGCGTCTTTGACGATTCTTTCACAGCAAAAGGGAATGGAAAGCAATGATGGGTTGAAAAGATACTTAAATGCATTTACGGTGCTGCAGATATTGTTATCAATCATTCTTGGTATAGGCGGGTACTTTTTGGCGGAGCCGATTTTAATCATGCTGGACACACCGGCTGAAATGGTTCCGGAAGCGGCAGTGTACCTCAAAATCAACTTTCTCTGGATTGGATTCGTTGTCGGATACAATTTTATCAGTACGATTTTGCGTTCATTGGGCGATAGCAGGACACCCCTCTATATTGTGATGGTTTCGGTTGCCTTGAATGCTCTCCTCGACCCTCTTTTTATTGAAGGTTTGGATTTGGGGATGGCAGGTGCCGCTTATGCCACAATATTATCGCAGGGGTTGGCTTTCCTTGGAGGGCTGGCGTATATACTAATAAAGGGACTTGCTCCGTTTTCAGTACCATTCTTGCCAGATCGAAAAGAAGTGAGCGTGATTCTGAAATTGGGTATCCCAGCAGGGCTTCAGATGGTGGTTATTTCTGCTGGGGTAATGGCTATTATGAGTGTCGTTAATTCATTGGGCGCCGCCGCGACAGCAGGTTTTGGCGCCGCACAAAGGCTAGACAGCATCATTATGATACCCGCACAGGCACTAGGGACAGCGGTAAACAGCATGGCTGGACAGAATATTGGAGCCGGCAGGTGGGACAGGGTTCAAAAAATCGCTTTATACGGAACTTTATATAATCTCGCTGTCATGTTCCTAATTGCAGGCGCTACATTTCTTTTTGCGAGAAAAGGAATTCAGCTATTTATTAATAATCGTGAAGCCGTTGATTTCGGTACATTGTATCTTAAATTAATTGCATTTACTTATCCGTTTCTCGGCATTAACTTTATTTTAAATGGAGTCGTTCGTGGTGCTGGTGCGATGATGCAGGTCCTTGTTTTAAATATCATCTCTTTCTGGGTACTCAGGTACCCGCTAACCGCCTTGTTTACAGCTAATTTTGGCGAAAAAGGCGTAGCACTTGGAATGGGAACAAGCTTTGCAATTAGCAGTGTCATTGCCTTCCTATATTTTAAGTACGGAAAATGGCGGAAAAAGGAGCTCTTTAGCGACTAG
- a CDS encoding glycosyl hydrolase family 18 protein, which translates to MKLSRKLAFILITLFIFIGGFLVGSLVTSYKASPEPSYTNNPASGSLKALPGKVVPEPEAEKAVIGYVQDFRDPKNTNYKEYTHIIFSFAHPAADGQVAMNGDMAWDNLRQTVKLAREENTKVMLAVGGWYHLSGGASYPYFKQAISQEPSRTRLVNELLAIVNKEQLDGIDIDFEHPRSEEDAQNLTEFAKELKLRLDPLNKELSVAVYSKINAVTGKEVNSVVFKPELFQYTDRIHIMAYDGQWDDGYHAANLAPYDYVETIVHYWSSYFDRLQLSKEKLVLGIPAYAQPEDQNAKQLSYAAIVKKDPRNAQKDYITVNGTTYFYNGEPTVAKKAELAFKNGFGGMMLWEAGHDSSGDTSLAGTINDVIKQDRLVTKN; encoded by the coding sequence ATGAAACTTTCACGCAAACTTGCATTTATTTTAATCACTCTCTTTATCTTTATAGGCGGATTCCTTGTTGGCTCATTGGTTACTTCATATAAGGCTTCACCGGAACCGAGTTATACCAATAATCCTGCTTCTGGCTCCTTAAAGGCTCTTCCAGGTAAAGTGGTGCCAGAACCTGAAGCTGAAAAGGCTGTTATAGGGTATGTACAGGATTTCCGTGACCCGAAAAACACAAATTACAAAGAGTATACGCATATCATCTTCTCATTTGCCCATCCCGCTGCAGATGGACAAGTTGCGATGAACGGTGACATGGCCTGGGACAACTTAAGACAGACCGTTAAGCTTGCCAGGGAGGAAAACACAAAAGTCATGCTTGCTGTTGGCGGCTGGTACCACTTATCTGGCGGTGCTTCGTATCCATACTTTAAACAGGCAATCAGCCAGGAACCGTCGCGAACAAGGCTTGTGAATGAATTGCTTGCAATCGTCAATAAAGAACAGCTTGATGGTATCGATATTGATTTTGAGCATCCGCGATCTGAGGAAGACGCACAAAACCTTACTGAATTTGCAAAGGAATTAAAGTTAAGGCTAGACCCGCTAAACAAAGAACTTTCAGTTGCTGTTTATTCGAAAATTAATGCCGTGACAGGTAAAGAAGTCAATTCTGTCGTCTTTAAGCCGGAGCTTTTCCAATACACGGACCGTATACATATTATGGCCTACGACGGGCAATGGGATGACGGGTATCACGCTGCGAACCTCGCTCCGTATGACTATGTTGAGACTATTGTTCATTATTGGTCCAGCTATTTTGATCGTCTCCAGCTTTCAAAGGAAAAGCTTGTCCTTGGTATCCCGGCTTATGCACAGCCTGAAGACCAAAATGCTAAACAGCTATCGTATGCCGCAATTGTAAAAAAAGATCCTCGTAATGCACAGAAAGATTATATTACTGTAAACGGGACAACTTATTTTTATAATGGGGAGCCAACTGTGGCAAAAAAAGCCGAACTTGCGTTTAAAAACGGGTTTGGCGGAATGATGCTTTGGGAGGCCGGACATGATAGCAGCGGTGACACCAGCCTTGCCGGGACAATAAACGATGTAATCAAACAAGATAGGCTAGTGACTAAGAATTAG
- a CDS encoding amino acid permease: MDFYVPTDKQGKKSSGSSSGNLKWWQLSMIGVGCTIGTGFFLGSAIGIKTTGPSIVISFILAAFGTYTVYNLLAKMTAQDPQDGSFCYYAGKAYGQWAGFSCGWNYWCSNILIMGSQLTALSILSQFWFPNIPLWLFAAGYAILSILVVITGNKGFDKVENVLAVIKTAAIVMFIILAGLAFFGVFHADVTYPGLPGSMKELFPDGFTGFWSSLIYAYYAYGGIEVIGLMATRLKKMEDAPKAGVIMLILLVVIYVLSLGLAVIMSGHEEFSDKESPFVTALEHINMPFFPHVFNAAIIMAGFSTMTASLFGVTTLLVTLSESKDAPAIFAKKIKWKKVPLPSLGLATVGLLASIITALLLPGTIYEYITTAAGILILFNWAFIILSGYKLLDMKAGGKFLGFIGLALILAAVSGTLLESHIRFGFFVSIGFVVTIALASIIMKKMVWNKA, translated from the coding sequence ATGGATTTTTATGTCCCCACGGACAAACAAGGGAAAAAGAGCAGTGGATCAAGCAGTGGGAATCTAAAATGGTGGCAATTGTCGATGATAGGAGTTGGGTGCACAATTGGCACCGGATTTTTTCTTGGTTCGGCAATCGGAATAAAAACAACAGGACCTTCAATTGTTATTTCGTTCATTCTTGCTGCTTTCGGCACGTATACCGTTTATAACTTGCTGGCAAAAATGACTGCACAGGATCCCCAGGATGGTTCCTTTTGTTATTACGCGGGAAAGGCGTACGGACAATGGGCGGGCTTCAGCTGCGGCTGGAATTACTGGTGTTCAAACATACTCATCATGGGAAGCCAATTAACCGCTTTATCTATTTTGTCCCAATTTTGGTTTCCGAATATACCGCTATGGCTATTTGCAGCAGGCTATGCTATCTTGTCCATCCTCGTTGTCATCACAGGCAACAAGGGATTCGATAAGGTTGAAAACGTGCTGGCTGTCATAAAAACCGCAGCTATTGTTATGTTTATCATCCTTGCAGGCCTTGCTTTTTTCGGGGTATTTCATGCTGATGTTACGTATCCAGGGTTGCCCGGGTCTATGAAGGAGCTATTTCCTGATGGATTCACAGGATTTTGGTCATCTTTGATCTATGCTTATTATGCTTATGGAGGTATAGAAGTTATTGGGTTGATGGCAACAAGGCTAAAGAAAATGGAGGATGCTCCTAAGGCCGGAGTAATCATGCTGATACTGCTTGTGGTCATCTATGTACTCTCCCTGGGACTTGCCGTCATCATGTCAGGACATGAAGAATTCAGTGACAAGGAAAGTCCGTTTGTAACAGCATTGGAACATATTAATATGCCATTTTTCCCGCATGTTTTCAATGCGGCAATCATAATGGCCGGTTTCTCCACCATGACCGCTTCTTTGTTTGGTGTAACAACATTGCTAGTAACACTCTCAGAAAGCAAAGATGCACCCGCTATTTTTGCAAAGAAGATTAAGTGGAAAAAGGTGCCTCTGCCATCGCTCGGCCTAGCAACAGTTGGGCTTTTAGCATCTATCATAACTGCATTATTGCTGCCGGGAACGATTTATGAGTATATTACCACAGCTGCAGGCATCCTCATTTTGTTTAATTGGGCTTTTATAATCCTTTCCGGTTATAAATTGCTTGATATGAAAGCCGGAGGAAAATTTCTGGGATTCATTGGTCTGGCTTTGATCCTTGCTGCTGTTAGCGGCACGCTTCTTGAAAGCCATATACGCTTTGGATTTTTTGTAAGCATCGGATTTGTTGTCACAATCGCTTTAGCCTCCATCATAATGAAGAAGATGGTTTGGAATAAAGCATAA
- a CDS encoding 3-oxoacid CoA-transferase subunit B: MEIQLGSKERIAKRVAMELKKGEIVNLGVGIPTLIPNYLMEDQGVYLHSENGILGMGPPPVPDEKDMDCISASKHPVTLDPGASIFSSVDSFGMIRGGHIDVVVLGALQVSEKGQVANWAVPGSDILGVGGAMDLVPGAKRIIVAMTHLSKGGTPKLVKELDYPVTGSKCAQMIVTELGVFIVNDEEMQLIEIADGISIEELRKKTGAEFSISDSLKKW; encoded by the coding sequence ATGGAAATACAGTTAGGTTCTAAAGAACGAATTGCTAAGAGAGTCGCAATGGAGTTAAAAAAGGGGGAGATAGTCAATCTTGGTGTTGGGATTCCAACGCTTATCCCAAACTATTTAATGGAGGACCAGGGAGTTTATCTTCACTCGGAGAACGGTATCCTCGGTATGGGCCCGCCTCCGGTTCCTGACGAGAAGGATATGGATTGCATAAGCGCCAGCAAGCATCCAGTCACACTCGATCCGGGTGCTTCGATTTTCTCAAGTGTCGATTCATTTGGGATGATACGCGGCGGGCATATTGATGTTGTCGTCCTCGGAGCGCTACAGGTGAGCGAAAAAGGTCAGGTTGCCAATTGGGCTGTGCCAGGGTCTGATATCCTTGGAGTCGGCGGAGCAATGGATCTTGTGCCAGGGGCGAAAAGAATCATTGTTGCGATGACGCATCTTTCCAAAGGTGGCACACCAAAGCTTGTGAAAGAACTTGATTATCCTGTTACAGGGTCAAAGTGTGCGCAGATGATCGTTACCGAACTAGGTGTGTTTATCGTCAATGATGAGGAGATGCAGCTGATTGAGATAGCTGATGGCATCTCTATTGAAGAGCTCAGGAAAAAAACTGGCGCGGAGTTCAGTATTTCAGACAGTTTGAAGAAGTGGTGA
- a CDS encoding DUF429 domain-containing protein: MKYSRVIGIGWDVGGWLGNNHGVAACVWEEGMGSVEWIGSPSSIALPEDRLLRIPELVKAISKEYALIEDDETMIVIGVDAPLSFPSAFAQLLGGADVDIRKPAREIDNIFAYRDTDRHIHAVFGKKPLSATFDRIGNNATVAMAHIKMWEKEGDFVTYPFHPSNAENNKVILEVYPALVKERKSTEAFPGIKQLLPTGLVPGTDAYDAAICALYAIAFGSSGTPLPALVGPNGTCDGWIYHFSKEDLEKMKCI, from the coding sequence ATGAAGTATTCTAGGGTAATAGGAATTGGCTGGGACGTCGGGGGCTGGCTGGGTAATAACCATGGCGTTGCAGCATGCGTTTGGGAAGAGGGCATGGGGTCGGTTGAGTGGATTGGCTCACCGTCCTCCATTGCACTCCCGGAAGACAGGCTGCTCAGAATTCCCGAATTGGTAAAAGCTATTTCAAAAGAGTACGCGCTAATTGAGGACGATGAAACGATGATTGTGATTGGCGTGGATGCACCGCTCTCATTTCCGTCTGCCTTCGCGCAGTTACTCGGTGGGGCTGATGTGGATATCCGGAAGCCAGCTAGGGAAATCGATAATATCTTTGCTTACCGGGATACAGATCGCCATATTCATGCGGTGTTTGGAAAAAAGCCTCTTTCCGCCACGTTCGACAGGATTGGCAATAATGCTACCGTTGCAATGGCACATATTAAAATGTGGGAAAAAGAGGGGGATTTTGTGACATACCCTTTTCATCCTTCGAATGCTGAGAACAATAAGGTTATTCTGGAGGTTTATCCTGCTCTTGTAAAAGAACGGAAGTCAACGGAAGCTTTCCCAGGAATAAAACAGCTTCTCCCTACAGGTTTAGTGCCGGGTACAGATGCATACGATGCAGCTATCTGCGCGCTATATGCGATAGCCTTTGGAAGTAGCGGCACGCCCCTTCCTGCCCTTGTTGGACCAAATGGAACATGTGATGGCTGGATCTATCATTTTTCCAAAGAGGATTTGGAAAAAATGAAATGTATATAA